The proteins below come from a single Candidatus Anaeroferrophillus wilburensis genomic window:
- the fabF gene encoding beta-ketoacyl-ACP synthase II produces MKRRVVVTGIGMVTPLGTGVEKSWQALIAGQSGIGPITKFDTDALATRIAGEVTDFDPTDFMPAKEVKRVDSFIQYGLGAAQMAMEMAQLTISDHLSTRTGVSVGAGLGGLPSLEHYYRILETSGPRRISPFFIPGMISNLAPGNISIRYNAKGPNLSVVTACATGSHSIGEGFKIIQRHDADIMITGGTESAITPLSVAGFNAMKALSTRNDDPEKASRPFDAGRDGFVMAEGAGVLILEALEFALDRGAPILAEITGYGSTADAHHVAAPAPGGEGAARAIQMALDDAGITPEKVDYVNAHGTSTYFNDLYETQALKKVFGDHACKLLISSSKSMTGHMLGGTGAVEAAITVLSLHRGMVHPTINLDNPDEGCDLNYVPQQAKKADLHAAISNSFGFGGTNACLAFSTYQE; encoded by the coding sequence GTGAAAAGACGGGTTGTGGTAACGGGAATAGGCATGGTCACCCCGCTGGGTACGGGCGTTGAAAAAAGCTGGCAGGCGCTGATTGCCGGGCAAAGCGGTATTGGCCCGATAACCAAGTTTGACACTGACGCCCTGGCAACCAGGATTGCCGGTGAGGTAACCGATTTTGATCCTACTGACTTCATGCCCGCCAAAGAGGTCAAACGGGTAGACAGCTTTATCCAATACGGTCTGGGGGCAGCCCAGATGGCCATGGAGATGGCGCAACTGACAATCAGTGACCACCTGAGCACCCGGACCGGGGTCTCTGTTGGCGCCGGCCTTGGCGGCCTGCCATCGCTTGAACATTATTACCGGATCCTGGAGACCAGCGGTCCGCGGCGCATCTCCCCGTTCTTCATCCCCGGCATGATTTCCAATCTTGCCCCGGGAAACATTTCCATCAGATACAATGCCAAGGGACCGAATCTTTCTGTTGTCACGGCCTGCGCCACCGGTAGCCATTCCATCGGTGAGGGGTTTAAAATCATCCAGAGACATGATGCCGACATCATGATTACCGGCGGCACCGAATCAGCCATCACCCCCTTGAGTGTGGCTGGTTTCAACGCCATGAAAGCACTGTCCACCCGCAATGATGATCCCGAGAAAGCCAGTCGTCCTTTTGATGCCGGACGCGATGGTTTTGTCATGGCCGAAGGAGCAGGTGTACTGATTCTTGAGGCCTTGGAATTCGCCCTCGACCGCGGAGCTCCTATTCTAGCTGAAATCACCGGTTATGGTTCGACGGCCGATGCACACCATGTCGCTGCTCCCGCCCCCGGGGGTGAAGGGGCCGCTAGGGCCATTCAGATGGCCCTTGACGACGCTGGCATCACCCCGGAAAAGGTTGATTATGTTAATGCCCATGGGACCTCTACCTATTTCAATGACCTCTATGAAACCCAGGCTTTGAAAAAGGTTTTTGGAGATCACGCCTGCAAGCTGTTGATCAGCTCGAGCAAATCGATGACCGGCCATATGCTGGGGGGAACCGGGGCAGTGGAAGCGGCAATTACCGTTTTGTCCCTGCATCGCGGCATGGTTCATCCGACAATCAACTTGGACAACCCGGATGAAGGCTGCGACCTGAATTATGTTCCTCAGCAAGCCAAAAAGGCCGACCTGCATGCTGCAATTTCCAACTCTTTCGGTTTTGGCGGCACCAATGCCTGTCTGGCCTTCTCCACCTACCAGGAGTAA
- the acpP gene encoding acyl carrier protein, giving the protein MSIEQKVKEIIAEQLGIKDIAEISNEASFIDDLGADSLDTVELVMAFEEEYGVEIPDEDAEKIRTVQSAIDYIKEHQE; this is encoded by the coding sequence ATGTCTATTGAGCAGAAAGTAAAAGAAATCATCGCTGAACAGCTGGGAATTAAGGATATTGCGGAAATCAGCAACGAAGCCTCTTTCATCGATGATTTAGGCGCCGACTCTCTGGATACGGTAGAGCTGGTCATGGCTTTTGAAGAGGAATACGGCGTTGAAATTCCGGATGAAGATGCTGAAAAAATCCGGACCGTTCAGAGTGCCATCGACTACATTAAAGAACATCAGGAATAG
- the fabG gene encoding 3-oxoacyl-[acyl-carrier-protein] reductase, whose translation MSTITAAFDFSGRTALVTGGTRGIGKAIVATLAELGATVYFCGTNRELGGKVALELEDTAGKVRFLPADISSLSQSQELVKTIIGNDEKLDFLINNAGITRDNLILRMKEDEWDEVMAVNLKGCFNCTKAAVKGMVKQRFGRLVFLSSVVGIMGNAGQANYAASKAGIIGFSKAMARELAARQITSNVIAPGYIQTEMTEGMTDKAREAMIELIPSQRLGTVGDIASAVAFLLSPLASYITGQVLQVNGGLLIS comes from the coding sequence ATGAGTACGATTACCGCTGCGTTTGACTTTTCCGGCCGGACCGCATTGGTTACCGGCGGAACGAGAGGTATCGGTAAAGCCATCGTTGCCACCCTGGCTGAACTGGGTGCAACCGTCTATTTCTGTGGCACCAACCGGGAGCTGGGGGGGAAAGTTGCCCTGGAGTTGGAAGATACGGCCGGCAAGGTGCGTTTCCTGCCAGCTGACATCAGCTCCCTGAGCCAGAGCCAGGAGCTTGTCAAAACGATCATCGGCAATGATGAGAAACTTGATTTTCTCATCAATAATGCCGGCATTACCCGCGACAATCTCATCCTGAGGATGAAAGAAGATGAGTGGGATGAAGTAATGGCCGTCAACCTGAAAGGTTGCTTCAATTGCACCAAGGCGGCGGTCAAGGGAATGGTCAAGCAGCGCTTTGGCCGCCTGGTGTTCCTTTCATCGGTCGTCGGCATCATGGGCAATGCAGGACAGGCCAACTATGCCGCTTCCAAGGCGGGAATCATCGGCTTCAGCAAGGCAATGGCCCGGGAACTGGCCGCCCGCCAGATAACCAGCAATGTCATTGCCCCCGGCTACATCCAAACAGAAATGACTGAAGGAATGACCGACAAGGCCAGGGAAGCCATGATTGAGCTGATCCCTAGCCAGCGGTTGGGTACCGTCGGCGACATTGCCAGTGCGGTGGCCTTTCTACTCTCACCCCTTGCCTCATACATTACCGGCCAGGTGCTGCAGGTCAATGGCGGCCTGCTGATCTCCTGA
- the fabD gene encoding ACP S-malonyltransferase, producing the protein MSQQINTRSFSALENEKIALLFPGQGSQYVGMAKELHHTFQAAREVFAEAGDSLGQDLAHTCFDADREELNETANTQPAILTASIATLKVLGQEFGIKPIMLAGHSLGEYSALVAANVVSFYDAVQVVRARGKFMQSAVPLGHGTMAAVLGMETGHIEEICHATTDTEKDKVVEPANYNCPGQIVISGHISAVDEATQKAREAGASRAVKLPVSAPFHCSLMEPAARKLAEKFSAVRISEPEIPVISNVDADTNYSAAGTRDLLVRQVSNAVRWEESMNLMIARGVTRVIEVGPGRVLSGLMKRINRRIKTHNIETCADLKKLAEALG; encoded by the coding sequence ATGAGCCAACAAATCAACACAAGGAGTTTTTCAGCCTTGGAAAATGAAAAAATTGCCCTTTTATTTCCCGGCCAAGGTTCACAGTATGTGGGTATGGCAAAAGAGCTCCATCATACATTCCAGGCTGCCAGAGAGGTTTTTGCCGAAGCAGGCGATTCCCTCGGACAGGACCTGGCCCACACCTGCTTTGACGCTGACCGGGAAGAACTGAATGAAACAGCGAACACCCAGCCGGCAATTCTGACTGCCAGCATCGCCACCCTTAAGGTGCTGGGGCAGGAATTCGGCATTAAACCGATAATGCTGGCCGGGCACAGCTTGGGCGAATATTCCGCCTTGGTGGCTGCCAATGTGGTTTCCTTTTACGACGCGGTCCAGGTAGTGCGGGCGCGGGGCAAATTCATGCAAAGCGCCGTTCCCCTGGGCCATGGGACCATGGCTGCCGTACTGGGGATGGAGACCGGACACATCGAGGAAATCTGCCACGCCACCACCGACACAGAAAAAGATAAGGTTGTCGAGCCGGCCAACTATAACTGCCCGGGACAGATTGTCATCTCCGGCCATATTTCAGCGGTTGATGAGGCCACCCAGAAAGCCAGAGAAGCCGGAGCCAGCCGGGCAGTGAAACTACCGGTCAGCGCACCCTTTCACTGCTCACTAATGGAACCAGCCGCCCGCAAACTGGCGGAGAAGTTTTCCGCTGTCAGGATCAGCGAGCCGGAGATCCCGGTCATCTCAAATGTTGACGCTGACACCAACTATTCTGCCGCAGGAACCCGTGATCTGCTGGTCCGCCAGGTAAGCAACGCGGTACGATGGGAGGAGTCCATGAACCTCATGATTGCCCGCGGCGTCACCAGGGTTATCGAGGTGGGGCCCGGCAGGGTGCTTTCCGGCCTGATGAAACGCATCAACCGCCGCATTAAGACCCATAATATCGAAACCTGTGCCGATCTGAAAAAACTTGCAGAGGCATTGGGATGA
- a CDS encoding ketoacyl-ACP synthase III yields MTKAAIAGTGSYVPATIRTNHDLEKLVDTSHDWIVARSGISERRIAADHEQTSDLACHAARQALAMAAVTPADLDMIIVATVTPDMPFPPTSSILQHKLGANGAAAFDINAVCSGFLYGLSAANGFIQNGTAKTILVVGAEILSRIVNWQDRTTCVLFGDGAGAVVLQRTEKTDRGILSSHLHADGQYGPLLMLPAGGSQQPASHQTVDDRLHYIAMQGNEIFKVAVRCLTEVAFEALAHNNLAPEDIDLFIPHQANMRIIKAVDSRLGLAPEKVFTNVHKYGNTSAASIPIALDEANRMGLLHPGDTLLLDTFGGGLTWGAMVLRW; encoded by the coding sequence ATGACCAAAGCAGCAATTGCCGGCACCGGTTCCTATGTGCCGGCAACAATACGCACCAATCACGATCTGGAGAAACTGGTGGACACCTCCCACGACTGGATTGTGGCCCGCTCCGGGATCAGCGAACGGCGGATTGCTGCCGACCATGAACAGACCTCCGACCTGGCCTGCCATGCCGCCCGTCAGGCTCTGGCCATGGCAGCGGTTACCCCGGCTGACCTGGACATGATCATCGTGGCAACCGTAACTCCGGACATGCCCTTTCCCCCGACTTCATCAATTCTACAACATAAACTAGGAGCCAACGGGGCTGCCGCTTTTGATATCAATGCTGTCTGCAGCGGCTTTCTTTACGGATTGTCAGCGGCCAACGGATTTATTCAGAACGGTACGGCCAAAACCATTTTGGTGGTCGGAGCTGAAATTCTCTCCCGCATCGTCAACTGGCAGGACCGAACAACCTGTGTTCTTTTTGGTGACGGTGCCGGAGCAGTAGTCCTGCAGCGGACGGAAAAAACTGATCGTGGCATCCTCTCAAGCCACCTCCATGCTGATGGTCAGTATGGTCCCCTGCTGATGCTCCCCGCCGGCGGTTCGCAGCAACCGGCCAGCCATCAGACAGTGGATGACCGGCTCCATTATATTGCCATGCAGGGCAACGAAATCTTCAAGGTGGCCGTTCGCTGTCTCACCGAGGTCGCCTTCGAAGCCCTGGCACACAACAACCTTGCACCCGAAGATATCGACCTCTTCATCCCCCATCAGGCCAACATGAGAATTATCAAAGCGGTGGACAGCCGCCTTGGTCTGGCACCGGAAAAAGTTTTCACCAATGTCCACAAATACGGCAACACGTCTGCCGCCTCCATCCCCATCGCCCTCGATGAAGCCAATCGCATGGGCCTTCTGCATCCCGGCGACACCCTGCTGCTCGATACTTTTGGCGGCGGCCTCACGTGGGGGGCAATGGTTCTCCGCTGGTAA
- the plsX gene encoding phosphate acyltransferase PlsX, with protein sequence MRIAVDAMGGDNAPEEIVAGAVDAARDYNIHVILVGYRERIEHELQKHQIKNLPIYIQHASEVITMEDSPSKVLRRKKDSSLRVGIDLVRDGRAQGVISAGNSGAAMALAMFSLKKLEHIDRPAIVANLPTLKNSTVLLDVGGNVDCKPLHLAQFAVMGSVYATHILERTAPKVGLLSNGEESSKGNELTRETDALLRKSSLNYIGYIEGRDIYPGEIDVVVCDGFVGNIVLKTSEGLALAITDLLKRELSAGFTRKIGALLSKSALRNVKAKIDYTEYGGAPLLGVNGNCFICHGSSCRKAIKNAIRLSAEFAKQRVNDHLIEEMNKNQEIQKLLPKKKIWNQLKERIISKDRDEEDSE encoded by the coding sequence ATGAGAATAGCCGTTGATGCCATGGGCGGTGACAACGCCCCTGAGGAGATCGTCGCCGGGGCAGTGGACGCAGCTCGGGATTACAATATTCATGTCATCCTGGTTGGTTACCGGGAGCGGATTGAGCACGAACTGCAGAAACATCAGATCAAAAACCTGCCGATCTATATCCAGCATGCTTCGGAAGTTATCACCATGGAGGATTCGCCGTCAAAGGTTCTGCGGCGGAAAAAGGATTCCTCGTTAAGGGTGGGGATTGATCTGGTTCGCGATGGCCGGGCCCAGGGAGTGATCTCAGCCGGCAACTCCGGTGCTGCCATGGCGCTGGCCATGTTCAGCCTGAAAAAGCTGGAACATATTGACCGGCCAGCCATCGTCGCCAACCTGCCAACCCTGAAAAACTCAACCGTTCTCCTCGATGTGGGCGGGAATGTTGACTGCAAACCCCTGCACCTGGCCCAATTTGCCGTAATGGGCAGCGTCTATGCCACCCATATCCTTGAAAGAACGGCCCCCAAGGTCGGTCTTTTAAGCAACGGTGAAGAGAGCAGCAAAGGCAATGAACTGACCAGGGAAACAGACGCCCTGCTCAGGAAAAGTTCTTTGAACTACATCGGTTATATTGAGGGTCGCGACATCTATCCCGGCGAGATTGATGTGGTAGTCTGCGATGGTTTTGTTGGCAACATTGTCCTGAAGACCAGCGAAGGGTTGGCCCTGGCAATAACCGATCTCCTTAAGAGAGAGCTCTCGGCTGGATTTACCCGTAAAATTGGTGCTCTGCTCAGCAAAAGTGCCCTGCGAAACGTAAAAGCCAAAATTGATTATACAGAATACGGCGGCGCCCCCCTGCTGGGAGTCAACGGCAACTGTTTCATCTGCCATGGATCATCGTGCAGGAAGGCGATCAAAAATGCCATCCGTCTCAGTGCCGAATTTGCCAAACAGCGGGTCAACGATCACCTGATCGAAGAGATGAACAAGAATCAGGAGATTCAGAAGCTCCTGCCGAAGAAAAAAATCTGGAACCAGCTTAAGGAACGAATTATCAGCAAAGATCGCGACGAAGAGGATTCTGAATAA
- the rpmF gene encoding 50S ribosomal protein L32, with product MAVPKRRTSKARKRQRRAHHALTSPAHATCPTCQAPIIPHRMCASCGTYKGEVFVSTSTD from the coding sequence ATGGCCGTACCAAAGAGAAGAACATCAAAAGCCAGAAAAAGACAACGTCGGGCGCACCACGCCTTGACCAGTCCGGCTCATGCCACCTGCCCCACCTGTCAGGCGCCGATCATCCCGCACCGCATGTGCGCCAGTTGCGGCACCTACAAAGGGGAAGTTTTCGTTTCAACCAGCACTGACTAA
- a CDS encoding DmsE family decaheme c-type cytochrome, whose product MKIKKNWFLLGMGMLGAVLLTASACTTFTSQRACTLQLPVPVEGAQYVGNDACADCHDQLVATFAGSIHDRILASETAIGMQGCETCHGPASKHADSEDPEMVISFKTLDADQSSAVCLRCHSDGEQMDWAGTAHPFNDVACTTCHQVHDAPVKAASLKQAEPELCYQCHQLERAKMYYPSHHPVREGKMVCSDCHANHGSMVNNLKTDERLNDLCLNCHTRYQGPFVFEHAPVNDDCTICHDPHGTVANNLKIQNEPYLCLQCHEPHFHSGRTGIPSGTIAAPTGTVDTTTVDPRVITEHSWGQAYATKCTQCHVQIHGSDLPSQTVPGQGRGLTR is encoded by the coding sequence ATGAAAATAAAGAAAAATTGGTTCTTGCTGGGTATGGGCATGTTGGGGGCTGTTTTGCTCACCGCATCTGCCTGTACTACGTTTACCAGTCAGCGGGCCTGTACACTGCAGCTGCCGGTGCCCGTTGAAGGAGCCCAGTATGTCGGCAACGATGCGTGTGCCGATTGCCACGACCAGTTAGTGGCAACATTTGCTGGTTCCATCCACGACCGGATTCTGGCCAGCGAAACGGCCATCGGCATGCAGGGCTGCGAAACCTGTCACGGCCCGGCCAGCAAACATGCCGACAGTGAAGATCCGGAAATGGTTATCTCTTTTAAAACGCTCGATGCCGATCAGTCCTCCGCGGTCTGCCTCCGCTGCCACAGCGACGGCGAGCAGATGGACTGGGCCGGTACCGCCCATCCTTTCAACGATGTCGCCTGCACCACCTGTCACCAGGTGCACGATGCGCCGGTCAAGGCCGCTTCCCTGAAGCAGGCGGAGCCGGAACTCTGCTACCAGTGCCACCAGCTGGAACGGGCCAAGATGTACTATCCTTCCCACCACCCGGTGCGTGAAGGGAAGATGGTCTGCAGCGACTGTCACGCCAACCATGGTTCCATGGTCAACAACCTGAAAACCGATGAACGCCTCAATGACCTGTGCCTCAACTGCCATACCCGCTACCAGGGTCCGTTTGTTTTTGAGCATGCACCGGTTAACGATGACTGCACCATCTGTCATGATCCCCACGGGACGGTGGCCAACAACCTGAAAATTCAAAATGAACCGTATCTCTGCCTGCAGTGTCACGAACCCCATTTCCATTCAGGGCGGACTGGTATCCCCAGTGGAACGATTGCTGCTCCCACAGGTACTGTAGACACGACGACCGTCGACCCGCGGGTTATCACTGAACATTCCTGGGGCCAGGCCTATGCCACCAAGTGTACCCAGTGCCACGTACAGATTCATGGCAGTGACCTGCCGTCCCAGACAGTTCCCGGACAGGGTCGGGGCTTAACCAGATAA